Sequence from the Fragaria vesca subsp. vesca linkage group LG4, FraVesHawaii_1.0, whole genome shotgun sequence genome:
GCAAATCTGCACAAAATCACAAGCAAGAATTGCATAGAGGTTGTTTTGCTTATGCTATAGATATGTTTCTGACCATTAGCTATTGTGCAGTGTCCTTAAGTGTACATCAACCCGACACTATATCCAAAAAGTTGTAAATGAATGTCATTACATAGAGAATGAACCTTTATTTGGTGGACTTCCATAGAAAATGAACTCTCAAAAAGAAGGGCAGGAAGAAAAACGGCCAATAAAAGGACAGGATCAATAGCTGCCCCTGCAAATGAAAATAAAAATGATGCTTCTTATCAGATGTGTATAAGAAAGACCACCAAGTGCACAGAAACAAATAGTAAATGCTATATCAGCAAAGATGTAGTTGGACTTACAAATTCGAATGCCGTCCCCAATCTTGCCCAAATTAATGTGTGTACCGAATTCTGCACGTTACTCAATCATCAGTTAACTCAAAAAATACTAATCGAAACAAACAGTTGATGGATCATCTTACAGTTTATGTTCTTTTTATTACACTACATGCCGTTTACTCTCTATCTGTACAAACATTGTTCTTAAAATGACATGACACCACTATCCCCCCATCACTTCACCAACTTGCAGCTTCTTTCACAGAAAAAACATCCCCATACAAAGCACCAAAATACAAACAGAACAACAAGCCAACGACTACCACAAATTTCTTGCGGTAACTCTTTTCTTTTTAGCTGGCATGTCTATCCTCTACATGTTAATAAATGCCCCTCTTTTTTCAGCATTTCCCAACAGAACTTACTATCCACCATTCAAAATTTCAAATATCACATGGCAACAGTGCCATGCTAGTTTTCTCTACTCTAGTCTCTAGCTAGGAATCCAAAAAATAATAAATAATAAATAAAAAACTGAAACTAAAACACCTAGCTTCTACTATCCAAGCTCACTGAAAATAACAGAATAAATTTTAAAAAAAAAAAACAGAATAATAGCATATGCTACAGTCATGAACACACACACTCTCTTTCTTCTTCTTTTTTTTTTCCAGAAACGGATCACTGAACCAAGCTAATCAAGCTAAAACGATTTCAGGAAAATAAACTATACGAAACAGTAAAATTTTACTCTATGATTATGTTGAGCTGTGAAATTGAGCAAAGCACAGAGAGAAGAAGAAGACAAAGAAGAAGAGACGGACCTACGGAACCGATTGCAATGCCGAGAATTAGAAGAGCGACGGTGTAAGGTACTCTGGTACCGCGCAACACATGCCTGCATGCGATTCCTAACACCAAGCACATTCCGACGAACGCCACGGCGTCCGACGGACTCGAGCGGTCCTCTTCTTCCAGTATTCTGAACGGCAACGCCGATTCCGTCACCGTCGCCATTTTTTGGCCGCGAAATTTGATCGCCGGTGAGTTTTGACGGAGGGGTTGTTGAGTAGTGAAGTGTTTGTTTTAAAGTCGGAGACTGAGGTGGCGAATATTTATAGTTGTGGAGGGGATCCCAGTATTGTATTGACTGATAGGCTCACTGGCTGTCACGTTTGGTTGCGTGACGGATGTATCTATGGCTTTTGATGGGTGGCGCTTTAACGCCTTGGCTTTTTGGAGCACTCTCATTTGTCTGTGCTCCACTTACGCTGTCACTCTAACTATTTCGCGCAACCGGCGGCTTTTGCCAATAATCGCCTTAATCCGGATTAATATTAGTTAATATTGTCACTGTCCGAAATTAGTCAAATTACAGATAATGAATTCATGATGGATTGGGCAGGCGGGATAGAACAAAGAAATTTTGACACGGTAGGAACTTAGGATTTTGAAAACAAAACGATAGAGGTTTAGAAATTTTAGATGTAATCTTTCAAAAGAAACTATGAAATACAGTATAACAGATTGTGACAAGTTAATCATAATGTTTGTTGTTACGTGGAAAATCATTGCTGAAAAAATAACAATGCTCTAAGTCTTGCACCACACTAATTGGCGAGCCTTCCAAACCAAGAACTTACATAATCCTGCAAACCATTACAAAATCCTATAAAATTTAAACAACAAAAAGAAGACGTTACTTTGTCCTTAATAATCCGACATAACATATAACAAAAATATATATAATAATTCGACGTAACAAGAATACCATGCAAGGCCAGACTGACCGATGCAAATTGCATGCAACTATATCAATTCCTATCATAGTGGACAATCCCTTGTTCATGAATGAATGACATGTCCATTTCATATGGTCAAACCCAACAAGTAAAAGAGACGGATTGGTTCGTTCTTTCTTATTGTGATGAAGGAACTTATGCTTGTTATTACCAATTTGGATTAGTAAAGCGTGAACGATTACGTTAGTTATCATAGGTTGGAAATGAGTTAGCGTTTGTCACATTGGAATGCATCGCCTTTTGTATTGTATATTGTTTGCAATTTACTTTGTGATTCTCATTTGCCACCAAAACCTCCTTGTTTCGTGATTTACCGGCCTTCTCCGATCAATCAGTCAGACTCATACACTCATACCCAGCTGCCATCTACTTAGCGTAAGCAAACTAAATTTGTCATTACTCATTACATTATTGAATATAATGTGGCATTAAGAGCATCTCCAACAGCTTCCTCATTTTTTTTATTTTATCAATTTTTGAGAATATTAGGTTGTTTTGTGGTCCAACAGTTTCTCCATCTCATTCCTAAAAATGGGGATGGAGAATAAAGAGAATCACTCTTTCCCCCAATTTGCAGCAAAGTCTTTTTTCCCAAAATTATTAATTATTCACGTGTTCCAATGATAATAACAAAAATCTAAAATATTTTATTGGGTAATTTATGTTACAATGACATATATGATTATTTTTTTTGTTATTATTAATAATCATGTAGCATTTTTTATTGTTGTAATAAATGCCGAAATCTTCAAAATGGAGAAGTTGTTGGAGTTGAAGCATAAATTTTTTTTAAATTTTGTTTTTGTTTCCCCATTTTAAAAAAACTGTTGAATATGCTCTAAGCATTACTTAGCCTTAATCATGTTAGCCTTAATCATGTACCACGTGAACATATAAGAATTAGATCTCGGGTGGCCCTTAAACAAGATTATCAAAGTAAATGACTAGATGGTTAGGTGATGCGTGATAAGTTTAGAAGTTCATTAATTAGGACATAGACTAATTATTGTTTAAACTTAATCTTGGCCACGCAAATGCATTATCAGTTGTAATATATCGACCAATCGAGATGATCGATGCCGGTGGCATATATACAAGTGATCGATCACGTACAAAATAAGATTCGGATGATCGGATCTCGGAAATGGGTACATCATTGCATGTATTGTTGTGGCAACATTTAGGTAGTCATGGTTAGGGAATTTGGAATTTAGGATCAGGACTTGTTAACGAAGTGTGAAGATGCATGTACACCGATCATGAACGAATGATTCGTGATCTACAGTGGCATTGCATATCTGTGTCAATTACGGTGTGATATACATCCATTCCATATAGCAGTTTGATTCGTGAGTCTTTCACTTACAGTGCCTACAATGTTCTACATCTTTAAGAAAGAAAGAAAAAAATCTATATATGCATCTTTGTGTGACTTGTGGTGTGATGTATTAAACTATGTATTTTAACAATGTTCGATCTGAGATTCTCTCACCACCTATAGTAATATGAAATTCTCTGTATAGTTTCATATACGTTCTTATAGGTGCATATGTGAAACTCCATCTTCATCGAAGCATGCAAAACAAAGTAGTCATTCTTGGAAGTTTTGTGCAATTATTTAGGTAGATCATTGTTAGGCATTCTCTTTATAAAACCATTGGTTAATAGTGGCGAGTTCTTTGATAGCCATGAAGGATGTAGTGGTCTAGTTTGTTCCTTTTACAAAGATGATTCTTTTTATCGTCTGCATAATTGATTTGGTAGTGGGTGGCTCCGGAACAATGTGACAAAGTTTTTTACTTTTTTTTTTTCTTTTTTCCAGTCACTTCTATCAATTGGGTTACATGATCATGAATAATGTACGTCATTTCAAGAATATCTTCATCATGGTTGTGGTTAAGATGAATCAAATGTGTATTGCTTTGCTGCCACTCGAGTATAGTCATATCAGGACCCTCTCTTCCTAGCTAAGATGAATCAACTTCCTTGTTATTGGTGCACTGCCTTGTTTAGTTTGCGTAAATGAAAGTATTTCCTTCCTCTCTCCTATGAGAAGGGAAAGTGAACGGGAATTAAATTTCAAGAGAAGTTTTAATTCCGATGTTTGGTAACGTAAGAAAAATTATTTAAAAAGTTCTTAAAAAATATAATAAAATATTATGATGTGACTTGTGAGTAATAAATATAGGAAAATAATGAAGAAAAGTGGTTTCATTGGATTTTAGAAGGAGCCACTTTCCCTCTTCAATCAGGAAAGTCTTTCATTTCCTTTGGCTTTCCTAAACGCAGAAAATGAACAACTCTCTTATCATACTTTATACTTTCCATGAAACAAACAAGGCAATTGATCATAGTTATGGGGAGAACTGGTGAAGCTTGCTACTTCGTCAATCCAACTATACAAGCACTTGTGTGTTGCATGGAATGTGTGGAAATTTGCTCGAACAATTTAAGGATCTATTCAACCAGCTAGCTAAGCCATATTTGGTAAATTTCAAATGTAATGTGTCTGATCACAGTGATTAATGTTAATTGTGCAGATGTTCACTAACCTGAAAAGTTTTCGCATCTGACCTTATGTATCATATTAGGATCATATTATTCATTGTACGATAGATGGGAAAAAAAAAACCATAGAAATAATGTAAGCGGTCATTTTGTATCAAATACCTTCGCTAATTAGATTGAAAAGATGGGCTTTCAGTTAAGCTGCGCCTATTGAGGTAGCTTTTGGGCCCAAATGTAAGAGCTCACAAACCAAAACAAAAACGTAAAAAATGAATAAATAAAATTGAAAAACAAAATTATCCGGTTTGCTCTCTCTCACTTTTCGTGTGACTTGAATAGAGAGAAGAATCACACTCCGTCCTTCTTTTCTTAATCACAAAGAAGCATGAAGAACCTCTCCACCATTCTCCTCCTCACGGTTTTAATCACCTGCAGCGCCACCACCACCGTCCGATCCGACGCCTCCGATCACCGCTACAATGAAAACGACGTCGTCCCCCTCTACGCCAATAAGGTCGGCCCCTTCCACAACCCCAGGTATAACCCTCTCAAATCCCCGAGATCCGCTAATCTCCGATCCGCATTTCTCATATTCTGATTATGATGTAAGATCTTCCGTTGCTGACGTCGACTAATGCGTTTCGTTTGTTTCGGTTTCAGTGAGACCTATCGCTATTTTGATCTGCCATTTTGCTCGCCAGGTTTGTATCTCTAGCATTTTTACTGTTACATTTCCTCGTTTTGTAATATCAGAGTTTACAATGCATTAGTTTTAACCTGTGAAAGTTAACTTTATGTGTACATTTTTCGGAGTTGAATTTCGATAATAGTAGCTTAAATTATATTTCTGTAGAGATTTCGGTCAGTATAACAAATGTCGTACACATTGCGGTTATTTTGAATGTTTTGTGTTATAAAGATAGAATTAAGGTCTGTATCGTGTAAGATGAGATGTAGTTTTGTTGAATTGGCTGAGAATGAATCGTAAATGGTGGTAGGTGATGTGAAGGAGAAGAAGGAAGCTCTCGGGGAGGTGCTGAATGGGGATCGTCTTGTGAGTGCTCCTTACAAGCTTGAGTTCCGGAAAGAGAAAGACACTGAAGTTGCTTGTAGAAGGAAGCTGACCAAGGAGGAAGTTGCGGAGTTTCGAAAGGCTGTGGAAAAGGATTACTACTTTCAAATGTATTATGACGACTTGCCCATCTGGGGGTTCTTAGGAAAGGTTGACAAGGAAGGGAAAACTGACCCAAGTGAATACAAATATTTCCTGTACAAGCATATCCAGTTTGAAATTCTCTACAATAAGGACCGTGTGATTGAAATTGGTGCCAAGATGGATCCTCATTCAGTCGTGGACTTGACAGAGGACAAGGACGTTGATGCAGATTTCATGTACACTGTGAAATGGAGAGAGACAAATATTCCGTTTGAGAATAGAATGGATAAGTACTCACAGTCCTCTTCACTGCCACATCACTTGGAAATTCATTGGTTCTCAATCATAAATTCCTGTGTCACCGTTCTCCTTTTGACGGGTTTTCTCGCAACAATTCTCATGCGAGTCTTGAAGAATGATTTCATGAAGTGAGATTTTGTGAGCCGAGCCTCATATCTAATAATTCATTTACAGATCATTCGGTTTTGGGCTTACAATTTATTATCACTCATCATATTGTTAATTTCTCATAAAGGTATGCCCAAGATGAGGAAGCAGCTGATGACCAAGAAGAGACAGGATGGAAGTACATTCATGGTGATGTTTTCCGATTTCCCAAGTACAAATCGTTGTTTTCTGCCGCCCATGGGTCTGGAACCCAGTTATTCACCCTGTAAGGATCTTATAGTAGCTCACATAGGAGATTTCGTTAATTACATGTTTAGTAAATTCACTGTCTCTCTCCTTTGTGCATTTCCAGCACAGTGTTCATTTTTATGCTTGCACTGGTCGGTGTGTTTTATCCATACAACCGAGGAGCTCTATTCACTGCTCTTGTGGTCATATACGCACTCACATCTGGCATTGCGGGATATACTTCAACCGCTTTCTACTGTCAGCTTGAAGGGACAAATTGGGTAAGAAAAGACTATCTATCTCTCTCTTTATCTCTCTGCGACTGAATGTAGCTTATTGGAATCATGACTTTCCTTTTCTGATTGACAGGTCAGAAATTTATTACTTACTGGGTGCCTTTTTTGTGGGCCTCTGTTCCTGACATTCTGCTTCCTTAACACAGTTGCAATTGCTTATAGTGCAACTGCTGCTCTTCCTTTTGGTACTATTGTGGTAATTGTTCTTATCTGGACATTGGTAACTGCACCGTTGCTTGTCTTGGGTGGTATTGCTGGGAAGAACAGTAAGGCTGAGTTCCATGCTCCTTGTCGCACCACAAAGTATCCTCGAGAAATTCCAACTCTGCCATGGTACAGGACAACTGTTCCTCAGATGGCAATGGCAGGATTTCTCCCTTTCAGTGCTATATACATTGAACTTTACTACATATTTGCCAGTGTCTGGGGTCACAGGATTTACACCATCTACAGCATTCTGTTTATTGTTTTTCTTATTCTTCTGATTGTCACTGCCTTTATAACTGTGGCCTTGACCTACTTCCAACTTGCTGCTGAAGATCACGAGTGGTGGTGGAGGTAAACAATTTTTTTTTCTTTCACTTATAGTGTGTGTGTGTGTGTGTGTCTTGCATTCTGATCATTGAGTACCCTAGTAGCAACAAACTTCAGAATTAATAGATAAAGTTATATAGTGGTAATGAATTTAAGGGCTCTTTAGTTGTTTGCTCTTTCAGTTGTATATTTACACATTCATGAATAATCAGTTTTGGGTGATTACTTTGAGACCAGCTCTTATTTCTTCCTTTGCAAATTCTGTTTTGTTCCCTGTTGCCATGTATCGTTAAGTTAATTTTTAGTGTTGTAGATGTGCCTGTTATTGGTAATTTGAGGGTGTACTTTCTGTACCTACTGTGAGCCTGATTTTGTTGTTGATGACATCAAATTGAGCTTTGCTTAAAAGTTTTTAATAGGAATTATCATATCTTACTTTAGTAAGTACAATCGTGGTTCCTTTGGTATTCAGATCAAAGCAAGTATTATGTAGACCTTTCCACAAAGTTGTCTAGCTTGGAAGTAACCAGACTTCTTGATCTACAGACTATATAACTTCGGCTTTTGTTTGTACAGTGATCTGTGTCTTGCTGCTGTTCTATTATTTGTTGTTTTGTTTTAAGAAGGGCTGGTGGGGTGTTCTATTCTTCTTTTTAGTCATTAAAGTTTGTGGAGGTCTGCAGCTTTGCATGCCTATATATTTAGGCAACTGAAAATTTACTGGGAGTCTGGAGTTCAGAAACAATAGAATAAGAAAGTTGACAATAAAGGCTTCCATTGTTTTCTAACAGAGCATATGCTTTTGTCAAATTCATTCTTTTTATCCGTCTAAATGCAGTTTATTTTAAGCCAGAAATCTTGATATACTGTCAATCCACTTCTATGGACTAATTAAAGTTTTTTATTTGCGGCAGGTCTTTTCTTTGCGGTGGATCAACTGGCCTATTTATCTATGGTTACTGCTTGTATTACTACTATGCAAGATCAGATATGTCTGGTTTCATGCAGACATCGTTCTTCTTTGGTTACATGGCCTGCATTTGCTATGGTTTCTTTCTCATGCTTGGAACTGTTGGATTTCGTGCTGCTTTGTTCTTTGTTCGTCACATTTACAAGTCCATCAAGTGTGAATAGCGGGGTAGCTGGATCTTTTTGGTGAATGGTCCTTGTTCTTCATTTAAAACATGGGGGGAAAAGTCTATGATTTTTGGTAGAGGTAGATGGTAGAAGCCTTCAGAAGCAACAGAGGACTCAAGGTTTCCTATATTAAAAGGTGTTTTGAACCCTTTGTATGGCGCTTGCTTCAGGCTTTGGGAAGATGTGGTGCTCCTGAACTCTTCTTCACTAGTAGTGTATCTATATGACACGGGAATAACTTGTATTAACCACATTTTACCTTACTTTCTGAAGGTGACTTTTTCCTATGTACTCCTTATGACCTTATTTATCTAGCTATTTAACTTTTACCTGTTCTTTATTTCGGTTCTTACATTTAGTCGAAGATATCAGGGAATACATGCTGTAAAGAGTTAAAAGCGCGGAAAGTCTTGTTAAGTAGCTAATCT
This genomic interval carries:
- the LOC101312534 gene encoding transmembrane 9 superfamily member 1-like, whose amino-acid sequence is MKNLSTILLLTVLITCSATTTVRSDASDHRYNENDVVPLYANKVGPFHNPSETYRYFDLPFCSPGDVKEKKEALGEVLNGDRLVSAPYKLEFRKEKDTEVACRRKLTKEEVAEFRKAVEKDYYFQMYYDDLPIWGFLGKVDKEGKTDPSEYKYFLYKHIQFEILYNKDRVIEIGAKMDPHSVVDLTEDKDVDADFMYAQDEEAADDQEETGWKYIHGDVFRFPKYKSLFSAAHGSGTQLFTLTVFIFMLALVGVFYPYNRGALFTALVVIYALTSGIAGYTSTAFYCQLEGTNWVRNLLLTGCLFCGPLFLTFCFLNTVAIAYSATAALPFGTIVVIVLIWTLVTAPLLVLGGIAGKNSKAEFHAPCRTTKYPREIPTLPWYRTTVPQMAMAGFLPFSAIYIELYYIFASVWGHRIYTIYSILFIVFLILLIVTAFITVALTYFQLAAEDHEWWWRSFLCGGSTGLFIYGYCLYYYYARSDMSGFMQTSFFFGYMACICYGFFLMLGTVGFRAALFFVRHIYKSIKCE